One part of the Pannonibacter sp. XCT-53 genome encodes these proteins:
- a CDS encoding FAD-dependent oxidoreductase, with the protein MTKIFETPLYPYGRSRDQDAAQPVRHTVVIVGAGPVGLAAAIDLALQDVPVLVIDDNDKVSFGSRAICFAKRPLEILDRLGCGQPMVDKGVVWNLGKVFFDDRQVYGFNLLPEDGHKRPAFINLQQYYFELFLVERVRALQAEGRPIEIRGGNKVVSVDPRADGVGLTIDTADGPYRIEADWLIACDGANSPVRRMMGLDFVGRIFEDNFLIADVKMTADFPTERWFWFDPPFNRNQSALLHKQPDNVWRIDLQLGWNIDKEVEKQPERVIPRLKAMLGDEVEFELEWVSIYTFQCRRMERFRHGRVIFAGDSAHQVSPFGARGANSGLQDADNLAWKLKLVIDGKAGEALIDSYDAERIHGADENILNSSRSTDFITPKSETSRIFRDAVLDLSERFEFARPFVNSGRLSVPCTYDGSPLNGPDAAGLPARSRPGSPAVDAPVEGGWLLDQLGNRFQLIGINADVPAVIEDHGVRIEGMTLSTTADPSGALAARYLGTAPAAVYLMRPDQHVAARWTAFDEAAVRKALATALARS; encoded by the coding sequence ATGACGAAGATCTTTGAAACGCCGCTGTACCCCTATGGGCGCAGCCGCGACCAGGATGCGGCGCAGCCGGTCCGGCATACGGTCGTGATCGTCGGGGCAGGGCCGGTCGGCCTCGCCGCCGCCATTGATCTTGCGCTGCAGGACGTGCCGGTGCTGGTGATCGACGACAATGACAAGGTGAGCTTCGGCTCCCGCGCCATCTGCTTCGCCAAGCGACCGCTGGAGATCCTCGACCGTCTGGGCTGCGGCCAGCCGATGGTGGACAAGGGCGTGGTCTGGAACCTCGGCAAGGTCTTCTTCGACGACCGTCAGGTCTACGGTTTCAACCTCCTGCCGGAAGATGGCCACAAGCGCCCGGCCTTCATCAACCTGCAGCAGTATTACTTCGAGCTGTTCCTGGTCGAGCGCGTGCGTGCGCTGCAGGCCGAGGGGCGGCCGATCGAGATCCGTGGCGGCAACAAGGTGGTCTCTGTCGACCCCAGGGCCGACGGCGTCGGCCTCACCATCGACACGGCCGATGGTCCCTACCGGATCGAGGCAGACTGGCTGATCGCCTGCGACGGCGCCAATTCGCCCGTACGCCGCATGATGGGCCTCGATTTCGTCGGTCGGATCTTCGAGGACAACTTCCTCATCGCCGACGTGAAGATGACGGCGGACTTCCCGACCGAACGCTGGTTCTGGTTCGATCCGCCGTTCAACCGCAACCAGTCGGCGCTCCTGCACAAGCAGCCGGACAATGTCTGGCGCATCGACCTGCAGCTTGGCTGGAACATCGACAAGGAGGTCGAGAAGCAGCCGGAGCGCGTCATCCCGCGCCTGAAGGCCATGCTCGGCGACGAGGTCGAGTTCGAGCTGGAGTGGGTGTCGATCTACACCTTCCAGTGCCGGCGGATGGAACGGTTCCGGCATGGCCGGGTGATCTTTGCCGGCGACAGCGCGCATCAGGTCTCGCCCTTCGGCGCGCGCGGCGCGAACTCGGGCCTGCAGGACGCCGACAACCTCGCCTGGAAGCTCAAGCTGGTCATCGACGGCAAGGCGGGAGAGGCGCTGATCGACAGCTATGATGCCGAGCGTATCCATGGCGCGGACGAGAACATCCTCAACTCCTCGCGCTCGACGGACTTCATCACGCCGAAGTCGGAGACGAGCCGCATCTTCCGCGATGCGGTGCTGGATCTGTCCGAACGCTTCGAGTTCGCCCGGCCCTTCGTCAACTCGGGCCGGCTGTCGGTGCCCTGCACCTATGACGGCTCGCCGCTCAACGGGCCGGATGCGGCTGGTCTTCCCGCGCGCAGCCGCCCGGGCTCGCCGGCCGTCGATGCTCCGGTCGAGGGGGGATGGCTGCTCGACCAGCTTGGCAACCGCTTCCAGCTCATCGGCATCAACGCCGATGTCCCGGCCGTGATCGAGGACCATGGCGTCCGCATCGAAGGGATGACGCTCTCCACCACGGCCGACCCGAGTGGCGCGCTGGCCGCGCGCTACCTCGGCACGGCGCCGGCAGCCGTCTACCTGATGCGCCCCGACCAGCATGTCGCCGCGCGCTGGACCGCCTTCGACGAAGCTGCGGTTCGCAAGGCGCTCGCCACTGCGCTGGCACGGTCGTGA
- a CDS encoding MBL fold metallo-hydrolase, with protein MSKQFASAGDLTEKKISFTEIGRDLWAFTAEGDPNSGVIIGDDSVMIIEAQATPRLASKVIEKVREVTDKPISHLVLTHYHAVRVLGASAYNAPTIIMSDAARGMVEERGEEDWASEFGRFPRLFQGHESIPGLTYPTTTFSERMTVYLGKRRVDLMHLGRAHTAGDIVAWVPDEEVMFTGDIVEYHSACYCGDGHFNDWGDTLDMIRSFDPRAIAPGRGDALIGHDMVEAAIASTRDFVESTYRPVARVVARGGSLKEAWDAVRAECDPKFKDFAIYEHCLPFNVARAYDEARGIDTPRIWTAERDREMWAKLQG; from the coding sequence ATGTCCAAGCAATTCGCCTCCGCAGGCGACCTGACCGAAAAGAAGATCTCCTTCACCGAGATCGGCCGTGACCTCTGGGCCTTCACGGCCGAGGGCGATCCCAACTCCGGCGTGATCATCGGCGACGACAGCGTCATGATCATCGAGGCGCAGGCCACGCCGCGTCTCGCCAGCAAGGTGATCGAGAAGGTGCGCGAGGTCACCGACAAGCCGATCTCGCATCTGGTCCTGACCCATTACCACGCCGTGCGCGTGCTGGGCGCCTCCGCCTACAACGCCCCGACCATCATCATGAGCGATGCGGCACGCGGCATGGTCGAGGAGCGCGGCGAAGAAGACTGGGCCAGCGAGTTCGGCCGCTTCCCGCGCCTGTTCCAGGGGCATGAGTCCATTCCGGGCCTGACCTATCCGACCACGACCTTTTCCGAGCGCATGACCGTCTATCTCGGCAAGCGCCGCGTCGACCTGATGCATCTGGGCCGGGCGCACACGGCCGGGGACATCGTGGCCTGGGTGCCAGACGAGGAGGTCATGTTCACCGGTGACATCGTCGAGTACCACTCGGCCTGCTACTGCGGCGACGGTCATTTCAATGACTGGGGCGACACGCTCGACATGATCCGCTCCTTCGATCCGCGCGCCATCGCGCCGGGACGGGGCGACGCGCTGATCGGGCATGACATGGTCGAGGCGGCCATCGCCAGCACCCGGGACTTCGTCGAGAGCACCTATCGCCCGGTCGCCCGGGTGGTGGCGCGCGGCGGCAGCCTGAAGGAGGCCTGGGACGCGGTGCGCGCCGAATGCGATCCGAAGTTCAAGGACTTCGCCATCTACGAGCACTGCCTGCCGTTCAACGTGGCCCGCGCCTATGACGAGGCGCGGGGCATCGACACGCCGCGCATCTGGACCGCCGAGCGCGACCGCGAGATGTGGGCCAAGCTGCAGGGCTGA